Proteins encoded by one window of Brevibacterium atlanticum:
- a CDS encoding penicillin acylase family protein produces the protein MAAPGAQEEKEPSALLRVFRPSRDSHLPVSARVILRVVAGIVVLALILALIGVFFVRRSFPTTDGEVSLPGLDSTVTVHRDESGVPTIEAETAHDLFLAQGYTHAQDRFWEMDFRRHVTSGRLSELFGKSQLETDTFVRTLGWRQVAEQEVKKLDKQSLAYYQAYADGVNAYLKDKSPTEVSLEYGVLGLQNGGTEIEKWTPVDSVAWLKAMAWDLRSNLEDEIDRAVLTSKLDDDQVKDLFPDYPYATRPTIMGGIGGQKAATSGQDEANAGGSVTDAPSSSDAGPTTDDTSPDEDSAQIDDLLDLRERVASLPQLLGMSSDDIGSNSWVISGEHTKTGAPLLANDPHLSPSMPSVWYQVGLRCKEVTEACPFDTTGFSFSGLPGVVIGHNQSIAWGLTNLGADVTDLVVEKLRDGTVIHDDGDEPIRTRKETVKVAGGQSREITIRSTRNGPLVSKLDGSYRRALDASTGADATDTKSGPAKEHYGLALDWTALRPGTTASAIFAINKATNWSEFRQAAKRFDVPSQNLIYADVAGNIGYQAPGMIPRRGDADGTLPRRGWKSAEDWQGWIDFDDLPSLYNPKRGWIVTANNPVTAPGEGDELTKDYDYGDRARRITKRIKDAVAENRKLTAADMSVIQDDDLNPFAAKLVPAAVKIHSHGDEDILRAKELLKGWNGHDAASSAGAAYFNVLTKNLLDQTITQKLPKGVAPAGGSRWYLVLSNLLDDPDSSWWKSEGVDGRDEALRKAMKDAWTETEDLLGPEPVTWRWGILHRLTIRNASLGESGITPVEKLFNRGPYEVSGGSGVVHATGWDASVGYETNWVPSMRQIVDLSNFDRSYWINLTGASGHAFHPHYDDQTNDWAANVNRPWPYSPQAVAAAAEETLTLEP, from the coding sequence ATGGCGGCACCCGGTGCCCAGGAGGAGAAGGAACCGAGTGCATTGCTCAGGGTGTTCCGACCGTCGAGGGATTCGCACCTGCCGGTGAGCGCACGCGTCATACTGCGCGTAGTCGCCGGGATCGTCGTCCTCGCCCTCATCCTCGCACTCATCGGCGTCTTCTTCGTCCGCCGGTCCTTCCCCACCACCGATGGCGAGGTCTCTCTGCCCGGCCTCGACAGCACGGTCACCGTCCACCGAGACGAATCGGGGGTTCCGACGATCGAGGCCGAGACCGCCCACGACCTCTTCCTCGCGCAGGGCTACACCCATGCTCAGGACCGCTTCTGGGAGATGGACTTCCGCCGCCATGTGACCTCCGGACGGCTGTCCGAACTCTTCGGGAAGTCCCAGCTCGAGACCGACACCTTCGTTCGCACCCTCGGCTGGCGGCAGGTCGCCGAACAGGAGGTCAAGAAGCTCGACAAGCAGAGTCTGGCCTACTACCAGGCCTATGCCGACGGAGTGAACGCGTATCTCAAGGACAAGTCCCCCACCGAGGTGTCCCTCGAATACGGAGTCCTCGGCCTCCAGAACGGTGGGACCGAGATCGAGAAGTGGACACCCGTCGACAGCGTGGCCTGGCTCAAGGCCATGGCCTGGGATCTGCGTTCGAACCTCGAGGACGAGATCGACCGCGCCGTGCTGACGTCGAAGCTCGACGACGACCAGGTCAAGGACCTCTTCCCCGACTACCCCTATGCCACGCGCCCGACGATCATGGGCGGCATCGGGGGGCAGAAAGCCGCGACAAGCGGGCAGGACGAGGCGAACGCAGGCGGCTCCGTTACGGATGCCCCGTCATCGTCCGACGCTGGACCGACGACCGACGACACGTCCCCAGACGAGGACAGCGCCCAGATCGATGACCTCCTCGACCTGCGGGAGCGCGTCGCGTCCCTCCCGCAGCTGCTGGGCATGAGCAGCGACGACATCGGGTCGAACTCATGGGTGATCTCCGGGGAGCACACGAAGACCGGCGCGCCACTGCTCGCCAACGACCCGCACCTGTCACCGTCGATGCCCTCCGTGTGGTATCAGGTCGGGCTGCGCTGCAAGGAAGTCACCGAGGCCTGCCCGTTCGATACCACCGGCTTCTCGTTCTCCGGGCTGCCCGGCGTCGTCATCGGCCACAACCAGTCGATCGCATGGGGACTGACCAACCTCGGCGCCGACGTCACCGACCTCGTCGTCGAGAAGCTCCGCGATGGAACGGTCATCCACGACGACGGAGACGAACCCATCCGGACACGCAAGGAGACGGTGAAGGTCGCCGGAGGTCAATCCCGAGAGATCACGATCCGCTCGACCCGCAACGGTCCCCTCGTCTCCAAGCTCGACGGCAGCTACCGGCGCGCCCTCGACGCCTCGACCGGGGCGGACGCGACGGACACGAAATCGGGACCGGCGAAGGAGCACTACGGTCTCGCCCTCGACTGGACGGCACTGCGTCCGGGCACGACCGCCTCGGCGATCTTCGCGATCAACAAGGCCACGAACTGGTCCGAGTTCCGGCAGGCGGCGAAGAGGTTCGATGTGCCCTCGCAGAACCTCATCTATGCCGACGTCGCCGGCAACATCGGCTATCAGGCTCCGGGGATGATCCCCCGCCGAGGTGACGCCGACGGAACGCTGCCCAGGCGCGGGTGGAAGTCCGCTGAAGACTGGCAGGGCTGGATCGACTTCGATGACCTGCCGAGCCTGTACAACCCGAAGCGAGGCTGGATCGTCACCGCGAACAATCCCGTCACCGCGCCCGGTGAAGGAGACGAGCTGACCAAGGACTACGACTATGGGGACCGGGCCAGACGGATCACGAAGCGGATCAAGGACGCCGTGGCCGAGAACAGAAAGCTCACCGCCGCGGACATGTCCGTGATCCAGGACGATGACCTCAACCCGTTCGCAGCGAAGCTCGTACCTGCGGCCGTGAAGATCCATTCCCACGGCGATGAGGACATCCTCCGGGCCAAGGAGCTGCTCAAGGGCTGGAACGGCCACGATGCCGCCAGCAGCGCCGGAGCCGCCTACTTCAACGTGCTCACGAAGAACCTGCTCGACCAGACGATCACGCAGAAGCTGCCCAAGGGCGTGGCACCCGCCGGCGGTTCGCGCTGGTACCTCGTGCTGTCGAACCTGCTCGACGATCCGGATTCATCGTGGTGGAAGTCCGAAGGCGTCGACGGGCGGGACGAGGCGCTGCGCAAAGCGATGAAGGATGCGTGGACGGAGACCGAGGACCTGCTCGGTCCCGAACCGGTGACCTGGCGGTGGGGCATTCTGCACCGGCTGACGATCCGCAACGCCAGCCTCGGCGAATCGGGGATCACTCCGGTGGAGAAGCTGTTCAACCGCGGACCCTACGAGGTCTCGGGAGGGTCGGGAGTCGTCCACGCCACCGGGTGGGACGCTTCGGTCGGATACGAGACGAACTGGGTGCCCTCGATGCGGCAGATCGTCGATCTGTCGAACTTCGACAGGTCGTACTGGATCAACCTCACCGGTGCCTCGGGGCACGCCTTCCACCCGCACTATGACGATCAGACGAACGACTGGGCGGCCAACGTCAATCGGCCCTGGCCGTACTCGCCGCAGGCCGTTGCCGCAGCGGCCGAGGAGACGCTCACCCTCGAACCCTGA
- a CDS encoding alpha/beta hydrolase family protein → MVRETQFPTRLLVAAVGIGAGVGALISVASSGLAAYFARRIVVPENAPEELDILHIDGFPPNMRIHLPADEETTVPGTYGLYFNQGSGHAVIGDIVEYDPRSRTVSREIISVTKGDIRRAWRGRWTGVVYPDPLAAGVNFEDIEIVSDAGRLPAWLLPTDHPEPQETWAILIHGRASTRAEGLRAAGVLNTLGVPAIAMSYRNDAEVRVETTSRYGLGDTEWIDVDAAIDYAVSQGAKNVVLFGWSMGGAIALQAASRGRNRRYVTSLVLDGPVVDWVNVLDGQARRNLLPTPVAKLTLEMITQPWARPITGLETPLDLDRMDWVTRAAELDVPVLLIHSDDDEFVPSGPSHALASVRRDLVTMPAYSKAHHTKEWNIDPVRWEDDVANFLEAKILPKS, encoded by the coding sequence ATGGTCCGCGAGACGCAATTCCCCACCCGTCTGCTGGTGGCCGCTGTCGGCATCGGCGCCGGAGTCGGCGCGCTGATCTCGGTGGCCTCCTCGGGGCTGGCCGCCTACTTCGCCCGTCGGATCGTCGTCCCGGAGAATGCTCCCGAGGAACTCGACATCCTCCACATCGACGGCTTTCCTCCGAATATGCGCATCCACCTGCCGGCGGATGAGGAGACGACGGTGCCCGGCACCTACGGTCTCTACTTCAACCAGGGCTCCGGTCATGCAGTGATCGGAGACATCGTCGAATACGACCCGCGCTCGCGCACGGTCTCCCGGGAGATCATCTCCGTCACCAAGGGAGACATCCGCCGAGCATGGCGGGGACGCTGGACCGGGGTCGTCTATCCTGATCCGCTGGCTGCCGGGGTGAATTTCGAGGACATCGAGATCGTCTCCGACGCCGGTCGACTGCCCGCATGGCTGCTGCCGACCGATCACCCGGAACCGCAGGAGACGTGGGCGATCCTCATCCACGGTCGGGCGAGCACCCGCGCCGAAGGACTGCGCGCCGCCGGCGTACTCAACACTCTGGGCGTCCCCGCGATCGCAATGTCCTACCGCAACGACGCCGAGGTGCGGGTGGAGACCACCTCCCGCTACGGGCTCGGCGACACCGAATGGATCGACGTCGACGCCGCTATCGACTACGCCGTGTCGCAGGGGGCGAAGAACGTCGTCCTCTTCGGTTGGTCGATGGGCGGAGCCATCGCCCTGCAGGCGGCCTCGCGCGGACGCAACCGCCGCTACGTCACCTCGCTGGTCCTCGACGGTCCCGTCGTCGACTGGGTGAACGTGCTCGACGGGCAGGCGCGGCGGAACCTGCTGCCGACACCGGTCGCGAAACTCACCCTCGAGATGATCACTCAGCCCTGGGCCCGGCCCATCACCGGACTCGAGACCCCGCTCGACCTCGACCGCATGGACTGGGTCACCCGGGCCGCCGAACTCGACGTGCCCGTCCTGCTCATCCACTCCGATGACGACGAGTTCGTCCCCTCTGGGCCCTCGCACGCACTGGCCTCCGTCCGCCGGGATCTCGTGACGATGCCGGCTTACAGCAAGGCCCACCACACGAAGGAGTGGAACATCGACCCAGTGCGCTGGGAAGACGATGTCGCGAACTTCCTCGAAGCGAAGATCCTGCCGAAGTCCTGA
- the msrB gene encoding peptide-methionine (R)-S-oxide reductase MsrB, with protein sequence MTQNTNAAPQSAGAESAGSNSAATESTGPEIRWQDVLSPEEFAVLRQGATERPFTGEYNDETAVGMYQCRACGADLFPSETKFASHCGWPSFYAPLAEDRVRYIRDSSMGMERIEVRCANCDSHMGHVFEGEGYDTPTDQRYCINSISLKLNTADAQG encoded by the coding sequence ATGACACAGAACACGAACGCCGCACCCCAGTCGGCGGGCGCCGAATCCGCTGGATCGAACAGCGCTGCGACCGAGTCGACCGGTCCGGAGATCCGCTGGCAGGACGTGCTCTCCCCCGAAGAGTTCGCCGTCCTGCGTCAGGGCGCGACCGAACGCCCGTTCACCGGTGAGTACAACGACGAGACCGCCGTCGGCATGTACCAGTGCCGAGCCTGTGGGGCCGACCTGTTCCCGTCCGAGACGAAGTTCGCCTCGCACTGCGGCTGGCCGTCGTTCTACGCGCCCCTGGCCGAGGATCGGGTGCGCTATATCCGCGATTCCTCCATGGGCATGGAACGCATCGAGGTCCGCTGCGCGAACTGCGATTCCCATATGGGCCACGTCTTCGAAGGTGAGGGCTATGACACCCCCACCGACCAGCGCTACTGCATCAACTCGATCTCGCTCAAGCTCAACACCGCCGATGCCCAGGGCTGA
- a CDS encoding GNAT family N-acetyltransferase produces MAQSVEPIIRTFAELTPVELYGIMQLRSRIFVVEQECVFLDPDGVDALPETLHVFYPRPAQPMRDTHGSEFGRDLGPWAYARLLPADVPDGPAARPGARSISRVITHPDARGQGWARKLLADLVTRWSDQDLTLNAQSHLEGLYGSFGFTPNGPRFLEDGIEHIPMERLAG; encoded by the coding sequence GTGGCTCAGTCAGTTGAACCGATCATCCGCACCTTCGCGGAGCTCACACCCGTCGAGCTCTACGGCATCATGCAGCTGCGCTCGAGGATCTTCGTCGTCGAGCAGGAATGCGTGTTCCTGGATCCCGACGGTGTGGACGCACTGCCGGAGACCCTACACGTGTTCTATCCGCGACCGGCACAGCCGATGCGCGACACTCATGGGTCCGAATTCGGCCGCGACCTCGGCCCGTGGGCCTATGCGCGGCTCCTGCCCGCCGACGTCCCCGACGGGCCGGCGGCACGACCGGGCGCCCGGAGCATCAGCCGGGTCATCACCCATCCCGATGCGCGCGGCCAGGGATGGGCCAGAAAGCTGCTGGCCGATCTCGTCACACGCTGGTCTGACCAGGATCTCACCCTCAACGCGCAGTCCCATCTCGAAGGGCTCTACGGGTCGTTCGGGTTCACCCCGAATGGCCCGCGCTTCCTCGAGGACGGGATCGAACACATCCCGATGGAGCGCCTCGCCGGCTGA
- a CDS encoding MarR family winged helix-turn-helix transcriptional regulator has protein sequence MLGSEGTTEPLENPLALESQICFALAVASRGVIGAYRSVLDPIHLTHPQYLVMLALWQHETLTVREIANLLRLEPATVSPLIKRLEALDYVTKTRADHDERIIDVTLTSAGTELRKTAEEIPGTMMKRLGMDVDGVRELHAVMQRIIASVDAAEAEAT, from the coding sequence ATGCTCGGATCCGAGGGAACGACGGAACCACTGGAGAATCCTCTGGCGCTCGAAAGTCAGATCTGCTTTGCCCTGGCTGTCGCATCACGAGGGGTGATCGGCGCCTATCGGTCGGTGCTCGATCCGATCCATCTCACCCACCCTCAGTATCTGGTCATGCTCGCCCTCTGGCAGCACGAGACGCTGACGGTGCGTGAGATCGCGAACCTCCTGCGGCTCGAACCCGCCACCGTTTCGCCGCTGATCAAACGTCTCGAGGCTCTGGACTATGTGACGAAGACGCGAGCGGATCACGACGAGAGGATCATCGACGTCACGCTCACCTCCGCCGGAACCGAGCTGCGGAAGACCGCGGAAGAGATTCCGGGGACGATGATGAAGAGACTCGGCATGGACGTCGACGGAGTGCGAGAACTGCATGCCGTCATGCAGCGCATCATCGCCTCCGTCGACGCCGCCGAGGCTGAAGCGACCTGA
- the hemQ gene encoding hydrogen peroxide-dependent heme synthase: MSDYTQPTDAQIEEANSQTRYIAYSVYASAGELGDADRAELANELLAALEPLKEQGLIVRGIYDVSALRADADVMFWYHAPTIELVQAAYSVIRRSLLGGILEPVWSVVGLHRPAEFNKSHLPALLVDDVPGDYICVYPFVRSYDWYVLDPAERSTMLRDHGIAAAAYKDVKANTIASFALGDYEWLLAFEAPELHRIVDLMRDLRNTQARLHVREEIPFYTGPRRELVDIITDWR; this comes from the coding sequence ATGAGCGACTACACACAGCCCACGGACGCCCAGATCGAAGAAGCGAACTCGCAGACCCGGTACATCGCGTACTCCGTCTACGCCTCGGCCGGGGAGCTCGGCGACGCTGACCGCGCCGAACTCGCGAACGAACTTCTCGCAGCCCTCGAACCGCTCAAGGAGCAGGGGCTCATCGTCCGCGGCATCTACGACGTCTCGGCCCTGCGTGCTGATGCCGACGTCATGTTCTGGTACCACGCTCCGACCATCGAGCTCGTGCAGGCCGCGTACTCGGTGATCCGTCGGAGCCTGCTCGGCGGCATCCTCGAGCCTGTGTGGTCGGTCGTCGGCCTCCACCGTCCGGCCGAGTTCAACAAGAGCCATCTGCCGGCGCTGCTCGTCGATGACGTCCCCGGTGATTACATCTGCGTCTACCCGTTCGTGCGTTCCTACGACTGGTACGTCCTCGACCCGGCCGAGCGGTCGACGATGCTGCGTGACCACGGCATCGCCGCCGCGGCGTACAAGGACGTCAAGGCGAACACGATCGCGTCCTTCGCCCTCGGTGACTACGAATGGCTGCTCGCGTTCGAGGCCCCCGAGCTGCACCGCATCGTCGACCTCATGAGGGACCTGCGCAACACCCAGGCTCGCCTCCACGTGCGCGAGGAGATCCCCTTCTACACGGGGCCCCGCCGCGAACTCGTCGACATCATCACCGACTGGCGCTGA
- the hemG gene encoding protoporphyrinogen oxidase has product MSDITVVGGGVSGLVTAYRLSAENRVTVLDADTRLGGCLKATTLSGAVETGIDTGAEASLNRRPETKNLAAELGMATVFPSTEHSSQVLNRGALHPIPKRQIMGVPADASEVESLIGAEAARRLAAEEITPPIEGEDVSLGDFLAKRLGDAIVDSLVDPLLGGVYAGRCRDLSLAETVPALLPAAVDGTSVLDLVSGLLAARDARAAESTGTAEPVFMSFEGGINRLIPALHEAIEARGGTIRLGAGVTGIARRGRTWQVTGEGFDIASEGLVLATPAHVSARLLTDIAPASSAALGEIPYASTALVPALIDLDGTELNGSGFLIPEPEGTYIKASTFVSNKWPWTRGHIPSGTALVRMSIGRFGDGPEGWRSDTDAEIIDRAFADWRTITARPTAQILAVEVERWDSALPQYLPGHAARIAAVDAQIAGIAGLELAGSAFDGVGIPACIARAEAVAARLSSSTDRYADRPVDLISDQNTDRDIE; this is encoded by the coding sequence ATGAGCGACATCACCGTCGTCGGGGGAGGGGTCTCCGGCCTCGTCACCGCCTACCGCCTCAGCGCCGAGAACCGGGTCACCGTGCTCGACGCCGACACCAGGCTGGGCGGATGCCTCAAGGCCACCACCCTCTCCGGCGCCGTCGAGACAGGCATCGACACCGGGGCCGAGGCGAGCCTCAACCGCCGCCCGGAGACGAAGAACCTGGCCGCCGAGCTCGGCATGGCCACCGTCTTCCCCTCGACCGAGCACAGTTCCCAGGTGCTCAACCGGGGCGCACTCCACCCGATCCCGAAACGCCAGATCATGGGTGTCCCCGCCGACGCCAGCGAGGTCGAATCCCTCATCGGAGCCGAGGCGGCCCGTCGCTTGGCCGCCGAGGAGATCACACCCCCGATCGAGGGTGAGGACGTCTCACTCGGAGATTTCCTGGCGAAGCGCCTCGGCGATGCCATCGTCGATTCCCTCGTCGATCCGCTGCTCGGAGGCGTCTACGCCGGTCGCTGTCGTGACCTGTCGCTGGCCGAAACCGTCCCCGCACTTCTGCCCGCCGCCGTCGACGGCACCTCGGTGCTCGATCTCGTGTCCGGCCTGCTGGCCGCCAGGGACGCCCGCGCCGCCGAGTCGACCGGGACGGCCGAACCGGTATTCATGAGCTTCGAGGGTGGAATCAACCGGCTCATCCCCGCCCTGCACGAGGCGATCGAAGCACGCGGCGGGACGATCCGCCTCGGCGCCGGTGTCACCGGGATCGCACGACGTGGGCGGACCTGGCAGGTCACCGGGGAGGGATTCGACATCGCCTCCGAGGGGCTCGTCCTGGCCACGCCCGCGCATGTGAGTGCACGCCTGCTGACCGACATCGCACCGGCATCGTCCGCGGCACTCGGTGAGATCCCCTATGCGTCCACGGCGTTGGTTCCGGCGCTCATCGACCTCGACGGGACCGAGCTGAATGGTTCGGGCTTCCTCATCCCTGAGCCGGAAGGCACCTACATCAAGGCGTCGACGTTCGTGTCGAACAAATGGCCGTGGACCCGCGGCCACATCCCATCAGGCACCGCATTGGTGCGGATGAGCATCGGCCGCTTCGGTGATGGGCCTGAGGGGTGGCGCAGCGACACGGACGCCGAGATCATCGATCGGGCCTTCGCCGACTGGCGCACGATCACGGCACGACCGACCGCTCAGATCCTCGCCGTCGAGGTGGAGCGCTGGGACTCCGCACTGCCGCAGTACCTGCCCGGCCACGCCGCCCGCATCGCCGCCGTCGACGCGCAGATCGCCGGCATCGCCGGACTCGAACTGGCGGGATCGGCCTTCGACGGGGTCGGAATCCCCGCCTGCATCGCCCGCGCCGAGGCGGTTGCTGCACGTCTGAGCTCATCCACAGACCGATACGCCGACCGGCCCGTGGACCTCATCTCCGACCAAAACACCGACCGAGACATCGAATGA